The proteins below are encoded in one region of Candidatus Angelobacter sp.:
- a CDS encoding carbohydrate kinase, translating to MQKTVLSFGETLWDLFPSGPVLGGAPFNLASRVNFLGDTGIIVTRLGRDDHGRKALAQIVGSGMDRSHVQKDDHHPTGTVNVTLDNKGNPEFFVIPEVAYDFIEVTYELMELAGAADCFCFGTLAQRTSTSRLTLRRLLDVAAKSMKFLDVNLRKDCFSRETIAESLKRADILKMNLQEAHHLARLLEISLSSLPDFCAKMMEQWSLRGCVVTLGEHGALAASADGTKVYEPGYEIRVADTCGAGDAFSAGFIHEYLRGEPLAACCRLGNALGAMVAMQTGATTPVSLDEVRHFLSAKRNRLTEPGLKAFAVE from the coding sequence GGGGGGAGCGCCCTTCAATTTGGCCAGCCGGGTCAATTTCCTGGGTGACACGGGCATCATAGTCACGCGCCTGGGCCGCGACGATCATGGCAGGAAGGCGCTGGCGCAAATCGTCGGCTCGGGCATGGACCGGTCCCACGTTCAAAAGGACGACCACCATCCCACCGGCACGGTCAACGTCACACTCGACAACAAGGGGAACCCCGAGTTTTTCGTCATTCCAGAGGTCGCCTACGATTTTATCGAGGTCACGTATGAGTTGATGGAACTGGCCGGCGCGGCGGACTGCTTCTGTTTTGGCACGCTCGCTCAACGGACGTCAACTTCACGGCTCACCTTGCGCCGGCTGCTCGATGTGGCCGCGAAGAGCATGAAATTCCTGGACGTAAACCTTCGCAAGGATTGTTTCTCGCGCGAGACCATCGCCGAATCGCTCAAGCGGGCGGACATTTTGAAAATGAACCTCCAGGAGGCGCACCATCTCGCCAGGTTGCTGGAGATTTCACTGTCATCGCTGCCGGATTTCTGCGCGAAGATGATGGAGCAATGGTCGCTGCGTGGCTGCGTCGTGACGCTCGGTGAACACGGCGCGCTGGCGGCCTCCGCGGACGGGACAAAAGTCTATGAGCCGGGCTACGAAATCCGGGTGGCGGACACTTGTGGCGCCGGCGACGCCTTTTCGGCGGGGTTCATTCACGAATACCTGCGAGGCGAACCGCTGGCGGCCTGCTGCCGGCTCGGCAACGCGCTCGGCGCGATGGTGGCGATGCAAACCGGCGCAACCACGCCCGTCTCCCTCGACGAAGTCCGGCATTTTTTGAGCGCGAAACGCAACCGCCTCACCGAGCCGGGCCTGAAAGCGTTCGCGGTGGAGTGA